Proteins from a single region of Desulfovibrio sp. JC022:
- a CDS encoding YgdI/YgdR family lipoprotein, with protein sequence MKNIFIAGLLCAGLLVFAGCGSKHHTITKTDGSTAVSVGNPQFNKDSNTYTYENLDGQETTIKREDVQQIEENKK encoded by the coding sequence ATGAAAAATATTTTTATTGCGGGTTTGTTGTGTGCGGGATTGCTGGTTTTTGCGGGTTGCGGCTCAAAGCACCACACAATTACCAAAACAGATGGCTCTACAGCGGTAAGTGTCGGTAATCCGCAATTTAACAAAGATTCTAATACGTACACTTATGAGAATCTTGACGGTCAGGAAACAACGATCAAGCGTGAGGATGTACAGCAGATAGAAGAAAATAAGAAGTAA
- a CDS encoding glutamine synthetase III: protein MSSNLSRQSAITAVTNYSTPEASFSFADTKPTELFGCNVFNDNVMKDRLPKKVYKSLKKTIEEGAKLDPSVADAVANAMKEWAMEKGATHYTHVFYPLTGSTAEKHDGFLSPDGQGNAISEFEGKLLIQGEPDASSFPNGGLRATFEARGYTAWDVTSPAYILENPNGTFLCIPTAFISWTGEALDKKTPLLRANQAINTSAQRVLKIFGDDSGNRVVSNAGPEQEYFLIDRNFFFARPDLQMAGRTLFGAKPAKGQELDDHYFGAIPRRVLSFMMDVEHQLYKLGVPVKTRHNEVAPGQFEIAPVYEHANVATDHNQMIMTTLKGVAKKHGMACLLHEKPFAGINGSGKHLNYSLSCNGHGSLFDPGENPTENAQFLIFCAAVIRSVHKYSKLLRAVVATASNDHRLGANEAPPAIISIFLGDHLSEIFNKIQEGDSPTPTSTGFLKAGVDTLPPLPRDAGDRNRTSPFAFTGNRFEFRAVGSNSSIAGPQVAINSILAESLDFIADELEAFMGGDNSKLTDAVNKVIKDIMDNHGQIVFDGDGYSDEWHKEAVEERGLPNLRTSADAIPEISSPEVVEMFTKYSVFTKEELDSRTEIYLEQYNQAIVTEAALVTKLAKTHILPGAVRYQKELAETCAAMKTIGVEFTTGTLEDLTAKLRGMQFANIELEKIMEAKPEGDINEEAKYLCCTALPAMLEVRKYADQLEEVVADDLWCLPSYSEMLFIK from the coding sequence ATGAGTTCCAACCTCTCCCGCCAGAGTGCGATCACCGCAGTGACCAACTACTCTACCCCTGAAGCTTCCTTCAGCTTTGCCGATACAAAACCCACCGAACTCTTCGGCTGCAACGTCTTCAACGACAACGTAATGAAGGATAGACTTCCGAAAAAAGTCTACAAATCCCTGAAAAAAACTATTGAAGAAGGTGCAAAACTTGACCCTTCCGTTGCAGATGCAGTCGCAAACGCAATGAAAGAATGGGCCATGGAAAAGGGTGCTACTCATTACACACACGTTTTCTACCCCCTGACCGGCTCAACTGCTGAAAAACACGACGGATTCCTTTCTCCCGATGGACAGGGTAACGCTATTTCCGAATTCGAAGGCAAGCTGCTTATTCAGGGTGAACCTGATGCATCCAGCTTCCCCAACGGCGGCCTGCGCGCAACCTTTGAAGCACGTGGCTATACCGCATGGGACGTAACCAGCCCCGCATACATTCTTGAAAACCCCAACGGAACTTTCCTGTGCATCCCCACAGCATTCATCTCCTGGACAGGAGAAGCTCTGGATAAAAAGACTCCGCTGCTCAGAGCCAACCAGGCTATTAACACTTCCGCACAGCGAGTCCTGAAAATTTTCGGTGATGATTCCGGCAACCGCGTTGTTTCCAACGCCGGTCCAGAACAGGAATACTTCCTCATCGACAGAAACTTTTTCTTCGCGCGTCCCGACCTTCAGATGGCAGGCAGAACCCTGTTCGGTGCCAAGCCCGCTAAAGGTCAGGAACTTGATGATCACTATTTCGGCGCAATCCCCCGCCGCGTACTCTCTTTTATGATGGATGTTGAACACCAGCTCTACAAACTCGGTGTACCGGTTAAGACCCGTCACAACGAAGTTGCTCCCGGCCAGTTCGAAATCGCTCCTGTCTACGAACACGCCAACGTTGCAACCGATCATAACCAGATGATCATGACCACACTCAAGGGCGTGGCTAAAAAACACGGCATGGCCTGCCTGCTGCACGAAAAACCTTTCGCAGGAATAAACGGTTCCGGTAAACACCTCAACTACTCCCTAAGCTGCAACGGACACGGTTCCCTGTTTGATCCGGGCGAAAACCCCACAGAAAACGCACAGTTTCTCATCTTCTGCGCTGCTGTAATCCGCTCCGTACATAAATACAGCAAACTCCTTCGCGCAGTAGTTGCCACCGCTTCCAACGATCACCGTCTCGGCGCAAACGAAGCCCCTCCGGCAATCATATCTATCTTCCTCGGCGACCATCTTTCCGAAATCTTCAATAAGATTCAGGAAGGAGACTCCCCGACCCCTACTTCCACGGGCTTCCTCAAGGCTGGAGTAGACACTCTGCCTCCGCTGCCCAGAGATGCAGGTGACCGCAACCGTACCAGCCCCTTTGCTTTCACCGGTAACCGTTTTGAATTCCGGGCAGTTGGCTCAAACTCCTCCATTGCCGGACCTCAGGTTGCCATCAACAGCATCCTTGCCGAATCCCTCGACTTCATCGCAGATGAACTGGAAGCATTCATGGGTGGTGACAACTCCAAACTCACCGATGCTGTAAACAAAGTCATCAAAGACATCATGGACAACCATGGTCAGATCGTTTTCGACGGCGACGGCTACTCTGATGAATGGCACAAAGAAGCAGTTGAAGAGCGCGGCCTGCCCAACCTGCGTACCTCCGCAGACGCAATTCCCGAAATCTCTTCACCTGAAGTTGTTGAAATGTTCACCAAATACAGTGTCTTCACCAAAGAAGAACTGGACAGCCGTACTGAAATCTACCTCGAACAGTACAATCAGGCTATCGTGACCGAAGCGGCACTGGTAACCAAACTCGCCAAGACTCACATTCTCCCCGGCGCAGTTCGCTACCAGAAAGAGCTGGCTGAAACCTGCGCTGCAATGAAAACAATCGGCGTAGAATTCACCACCGGAACCCTCGAAGATCTGACCGCTAAACTTCGCGGCATGCAGTTTGCCAACATTGAGCTTGAAAAGATCATGGAAGCCAAACCTGAAGGTGATATCAACGAAGAAGCAAAATACCTCTGCTGCACCGCACTTCCTGCAATGCTTGAAGTTCGTAAGTACGCAGATCAGCTCGAAGAAGTTGTTGCAGACGACCTCTGGTGCCTGCCCAGCTACTCCGAAATGCTCTTCATTAAATAA
- a CDS encoding amino acid ABC transporter permease encodes MAFAFDTTVFWDTFPMLMRGLKLTIEITIGGLFLGFILGSAAGLMKLSRNFFTRKIAGVYVEAIRGTPMLVQAMFLYYGVPMALGVRIPPITAGIIIIAVNSGAYIAEIVRGAVQSIHKGQFEAGRSIGLTNAQTMRYVIWPQALKRMIPPLGNQFIISLKDTSLLMVIGVGELMRTGQEITSVNFRAFEVYLSVACVYLAMTLSIAFVMRRIEKKLNTSRR; translated from the coding sequence ATGGCATTCGCATTTGACACTACAGTTTTCTGGGACACATTTCCCATGCTCATGCGTGGTCTCAAGCTTACTATTGAGATTACCATCGGCGGTCTATTTCTTGGATTTATACTTGGAAGCGCAGCAGGTTTGATGAAGCTTTCCCGCAATTTTTTCACTAGAAAGATTGCCGGGGTTTATGTTGAAGCCATCAGGGGTACGCCCATGCTTGTTCAGGCCATGTTCCTTTATTATGGGGTCCCCATGGCTCTCGGGGTGCGCATTCCGCCTATCACCGCCGGTATTATTATTATCGCAGTCAATTCAGGTGCCTATATTGCTGAGATCGTCCGCGGGGCGGTTCAGTCCATTCATAAAGGACAGTTTGAGGCAGGGCGTTCCATCGGCCTGACCAACGCGCAGACCATGCGCTATGTTATCTGGCCGCAGGCACTTAAACGTATGATTCCGCCACTTGGCAACCAGTTCATTATCAGTCTCAAAGATACCTCTTTGCTCATGGTTATCGGTGTCGGTGAACTTATGAGAACTGGGCAGGAGATCACTTCCGTGAACTTTCGGGCCTTTGAGGTGTATCTTTCCGTTGCCTGTGTTTATCTGGCTATGACCCTTTCCATTGCATTCGTAATGCGCCGTATAGAGAAAAAGCTCAATACTTCCCGGAGGTAG
- the glnH gene encoding glutamine ABC transporter substrate-binding protein GlnH, giving the protein MKKLLSIIVAALITATMVGTAFAGKLTVACDTSFPPFEFKDPATGKHTGFDVELWQAIAEKIGVDYDLQPMDFNGIIPGLQSNQIDVGIAGITIKPERAKVVDFSDGYYNSGLLILVKKDENSINSIEDLKGKIISTKLSTSSADFAKTANAKEVKLYPNNDAMFMELMTGGADAVIFDSPVIADFMRKAGKGQVKVVGPLYNGQQYGIAFPKGSNLVAKVNAALKDLRKDGTYRELYVKWFGTEPK; this is encoded by the coding sequence ATGAAAAAACTGCTTTCAATAATCGTTGCCGCTCTGATTACCGCGACCATGGTCGGAACTGCTTTCGCAGGTAAACTTACTGTTGCCTGTGACACCAGCTTCCCTCCTTTTGAATTTAAAGATCCTGCTACCGGAAAGCACACCGGCTTTGACGTTGAGCTCTGGCAAGCTATCGCTGAGAAGATCGGTGTTGATTATGATTTGCAGCCCATGGACTTCAACGGCATCATTCCCGGTCTCCAGTCCAACCAGATTGATGTTGGTATCGCCGGTATTACCATCAAGCCTGAGCGCGCTAAAGTTGTCGATTTTTCCGACGGCTACTACAATTCCGGTCTGCTCATTCTCGTTAAAAAGGACGAAAACTCCATTAACAGCATTGAAGATCTTAAAGGTAAGATCATCTCCACCAAGCTGAGCACCTCTTCCGCTGATTTCGCTAAAACTGCAAACGCCAAGGAAGTTAAGCTTTACCCCAACAACGACGCTATGTTCATGGAACTCATGACCGGCGGTGCTGATGCGGTTATCTTCGACTCCCCCGTTATTGCAGACTTCATGCGCAAGGCCGGTAAAGGTCAGGTTAAAGTTGTCGGTCCTCTCTACAACGGCCAGCAGTACGGTATTGCTTTCCCCAAAGGTAGCAATCTTGTTGCCAAGGTTAACGCAGCCCTCAAAGACCTGCGCAAAGACGGTACCTACCGCGAACTGTACGTAAAATGGTTCGGTACTGAGCCTAAATAA
- a CDS encoding CatA-like O-acetyltransferase, translated as MINKALQTESTMNFLDMETWERAEHFTFFQSLCTSRYGFTIQQDVTELFNYRKEKNNGSAKIRFSSMLYYLATRAANEVPEFRTRIVDGKPAIFDVIHPAFTYIPKGRSLHANCLCRLGQDFSETAANIEVARQSADEKPTLTPAGGEKPNLFYFSVVNGVAFTSASNPWGNCNTDSVPRILFGQVTENESGKKIMPVSVEALHGLMDGKHFGDFFSKFDMMCKEPEEYL; from the coding sequence ATGATCAATAAAGCACTACAGACCGAAAGCACTATGAATTTTCTGGACATGGAAACATGGGAAAGAGCTGAACATTTTACCTTTTTTCAATCTCTATGTACCAGCCGCTACGGCTTCACAATTCAGCAGGATGTGACCGAACTTTTCAATTACCGCAAAGAAAAAAACAACGGGTCCGCAAAAATCCGATTCTCATCCATGCTCTATTATCTGGCCACCCGCGCAGCTAATGAAGTTCCGGAATTCCGCACCCGTATCGTGGATGGCAAGCCCGCAATTTTCGATGTGATTCATCCGGCATTCACCTACATCCCCAAAGGACGCAGCCTGCACGCAAACTGCCTTTGCCGACTTGGACAGGATTTCAGCGAAACAGCGGCAAACATCGAAGTTGCCCGCCAGAGTGCAGATGAAAAACCGACTCTCACCCCCGCAGGCGGCGAGAAGCCGAATCTGTTCTATTTCAGTGTGGTAAACGGAGTCGCTTTCACATCCGCCAGCAACCCTTGGGGGAATTGCAATACAGATTCAGTGCCGCGAATCCTGTTCGGGCAGGTCACTGAAAATGAATCCGGTAAAAAGATCATGCCCGTATCTGTGGAGGCATTACACGGTCTCATGGATGGCAAGCATTTTGGAGATTTTTTCAGTAAATTTGATATGATGTGCAAGGAACCGGAGGAGTATTTGTAG
- a CDS encoding glycosyltransferase — protein MTYIINMSKLAYTVEPVMDQDSVADVRIHVDGKKWHLWGRKGAEREHGLAESVAPGKLPVLLGAGLGVCIEELLKSGPVVVLDNDPLIAEVSGADKFRDHPQVTWLSGDPVQVLEQVRKWRAENGNGPLELVKIPLYQRLDREWYLAIGNTLEDEKDSEPVDFWSEVSYPKFRNEKPKVLFFHRTYFLMGEITAALERLGIEFRSVDIGTGDTVRDGFVEDLLRTVVEFKPDFALTVNHFGVDREGKLTDLLLKLKLPLASWFVDNPHLILYRYADVLPDLTAIFTYDAGNLEIMREKGFENVFYLPLATDVGRFKPGLSGLEEWRADVSFLGNSMVHAVDKYLRLSELDADLQQKVPELATEFGERAELSVEEFLRNSHPELLEKIENLPTDENRLSFEGLITWEATRRYRLSCVRELLPFKPLIVGDEGWHELLEKGNWRYLPSLDYYNDLPAFYPMSKIGFNCTSRQMKGAVNQRVFDVPACGGFVLTDHREQMEALFEPGNEIISYNDISDIGPLLEKWLADDAGRAKITAAARKRIMAEHTYEHRLSTLLEKMRQTFG, from the coding sequence ATGACATACATAATCAATATGTCGAAACTAGCTTATACTGTTGAACCTGTGATGGATCAGGATAGCGTTGCGGACGTGCGCATCCATGTGGACGGCAAGAAATGGCACCTCTGGGGACGTAAAGGGGCAGAACGTGAACACGGTCTTGCTGAGTCTGTTGCTCCCGGTAAACTGCCTGTGCTGCTTGGCGCAGGGCTTGGTGTATGCATCGAGGAATTGCTGAAATCCGGCCCGGTGGTTGTGCTGGATAATGATCCTTTGATTGCTGAGGTTTCCGGGGCGGATAAATTCCGGGATCATCCACAGGTTACGTGGCTCAGCGGTGATCCTGTGCAGGTTCTGGAACAGGTTCGTAAGTGGCGTGCTGAGAATGGAAACGGTCCGCTGGAGCTGGTTAAAATCCCTTTGTATCAGCGACTGGATCGTGAATGGTATCTTGCTATCGGTAACACCCTTGAAGATGAGAAGGATTCCGAGCCAGTGGATTTCTGGTCCGAGGTTTCCTATCCTAAATTTCGTAATGAAAAGCCGAAAGTGCTTTTCTTTCATCGTACCTATTTTTTGATGGGAGAAATTACCGCTGCGCTGGAACGGCTGGGTATAGAATTTCGCAGTGTGGATATCGGCACAGGCGATACTGTGCGGGACGGTTTTGTGGAAGATCTGCTGCGCACGGTGGTGGAATTCAAGCCCGATTTTGCTCTGACCGTGAATCATTTCGGAGTTGACCGGGAAGGTAAACTTACTGATCTGTTGCTTAAATTGAAACTGCCGCTGGCTTCATGGTTTGTGGATAATCCGCATTTGATCCTCTACCGCTACGCTGACGTGCTTCCCGATTTGACCGCTATCTTTACTTATGATGCCGGAAATCTGGAGATCATGCGTGAGAAGGGGTTTGAGAATGTTTTTTATCTGCCGCTGGCAACGGATGTCGGGCGTTTTAAGCCGGGGCTCTCCGGGCTTGAGGAATGGCGGGCGGATGTTTCTTTTCTAGGTAATTCCATGGTCCATGCGGTGGATAAGTATTTGCGGCTGAGCGAGCTTGATGCTGATTTACAGCAGAAGGTGCCGGAGCTGGCAACTGAATTCGGTGAGCGGGCCGAACTTTCCGTGGAAGAATTTTTGCGTAATTCCCATCCTGAGTTGCTTGAAAAGATTGAAAATTTACCCACTGACGAGAACAGACTTTCCTTTGAAGGTTTAATCACATGGGAGGCCACGCGCCGATACCGCCTGTCCTGTGTGCGTGAATTGCTGCCGTTTAAACCGCTTATTGTGGGTGATGAGGGCTGGCATGAGTTATTGGAAAAAGGAAACTGGCGCTATCTGCCTTCTTTGGATTACTATAATGATCTGCCCGCGTTTTATCCCATGTCCAAAATAGGATTTAACTGCACCAGCAGACAGATGAAGGGCGCAGTGAACCAGCGGGTATTTGATGTCCCGGCCTGCGGCGGCTTTGTGCTCACCGATCACCGGGAGCAGATGGAAGCTCTTTTTGAGCCGGGTAATGAAATTATTTCGTATAATGATATTTCCGATATCGGTCCGCTGCTGGAAAAATGGCTGGCTGATGATGCGGGGCGGGCCAAGATCACCGCAGCCGCACGTAAAAGAATTATGGCTGAACATACCTATGAACACAGGCTTTCCACGTTGCTGGAAAAAATGCGTCAAACATTCGGGTAG
- a CDS encoding glycosyltransferase: MSGKFWGFLDSASRYRLLVSGHGKPHLMETANRIINSAESSREKSTLIDLGVDMLLAAWESSPLDGQLASNLLAINKQLSFLPAPLVETMSLIATNSAIPENLGYLQRLVSRDDKDKLLDYLSKQTEREPENLFWLSHLLDLAFFLGRHEVASAALSRDWPTSMNMVLNKYAGDIAFCSGDYGQAETIYSDTSGGALILGENLLRLAESVDRMGRRDEAMILWRDRMTARPWQVNTWFKVYERLLGSGGADMLGGQVAVCLYTFNKADDFDATMSSLAESPLDNVHIFALDNGSSDHTSDVMARWQDRLGDRFRRIDLPVNVGAPAARNWLKNMNELKLYDYVAYLDDDALIPADWQAHFSAAVESYPDAGVWGCKVVNEDQQEVIQHADLHLRETPADFEDVLRSFEFAYLDPYNQDLDYGQFDYCRPCVSVTGCFHLFRQSVLEQSGDFDLRYSPTQYDDLDHDLMLAVAGKSAVYQGTLQVKHKRKSGSAAAISRAARGSGAGNVIKLESKYEARDVAAIIARDTERLENDFTEKALKIGHVLKEME, translated from the coding sequence ATGTCAGGTAAATTCTGGGGATTTTTAGACAGCGCTTCCCGCTACAGGCTTCTGGTTTCCGGGCATGGCAAACCTCATCTTATGGAGACTGCCAATCGGATCATCAACAGTGCTGAGAGCAGCCGCGAGAAAAGTACGCTTATTGATTTAGGAGTGGATATGCTTCTTGCCGCATGGGAATCCAGCCCCTTGGACGGGCAACTGGCTTCCAACCTGCTGGCAATCAATAAACAGCTTAGCTTTCTGCCTGCACCGTTGGTGGAAACCATGTCACTGATCGCGACGAATAGTGCTATTCCTGAAAATCTGGGCTACCTGCAACGTCTTGTTTCTAGGGATGATAAAGATAAGCTTCTTGATTATCTTTCCAAACAGACTGAACGGGAACCGGAAAATCTTTTTTGGCTTTCCCATCTGCTTGATCTGGCTTTCTTTTTGGGTCGGCACGAGGTCGCCAGTGCGGCCCTTTCCCGCGACTGGCCTACATCCATGAATATGGTGCTGAATAAATATGCCGGGGATATTGCCTTCTGTTCCGGTGATTACGGACAGGCTGAAACTATTTATTCTGACACTTCCGGCGGCGCGCTTATCCTTGGTGAAAATCTATTGCGTTTGGCTGAAAGTGTCGACCGCATGGGCAGGCGTGATGAAGCCATGATTCTCTGGCGGGATCGCATGACTGCCCGCCCGTGGCAGGTCAATACGTGGTTTAAGGTTTACGAGCGTTTACTCGGCAGCGGCGGTGCAGATATGCTGGGCGGTCAGGTTGCGGTATGTCTCTATACCTTCAACAAGGCTGATGATTTTGATGCAACCATGAGTTCGCTTGCGGAATCACCGCTTGATAACGTGCATATTTTTGCCCTTGATAACGGTAGTTCCGACCATACCTCCGATGTTATGGCTCGCTGGCAGGACAGGCTTGGTGATAGATTTCGCCGCATTGATCTTCCGGTAAATGTTGGTGCTCCTGCGGCTCGCAATTGGCTTAAAAATATGAATGAGTTGAAGCTCTATGATTATGTGGCCTATCTTGATGATGATGCTTTAATTCCCGCTGACTGGCAGGCTCATTTCAGCGCGGCAGTTGAGTCTTACCCTGATGCGGGGGTCTGGGGCTGCAAAGTTGTCAATGAAGATCAGCAGGAAGTTATTCAACATGCCGACCTGCATCTGCGGGAGACCCCAGCGGATTTTGAAGATGTACTCCGCAGTTTTGAATTTGCATATCTGGACCCGTACAATCAGGATCTTGATTACGGGCAGTTTGACTATTGCCGTCCCTGTGTGTCGGTTACCGGGTGTTTCCATCTTTTCAGGCAGTCTGTGTTGGAACAGAGCGGTGATTTTGACCTGCGTTATTCGCCTACTCAATATGATGATCTGGATCATGACCTGATGCTTGCTGTTGCCGGAAAATCAGCAGTGTATCAGGGAACATTGCAGGTGAAGCATAAACGTAAATCCGGTTCTGCCGCAGCGATCAGCCGTGCCGCCCGTGGCAGTGGGGCAGGAAATGTGATCAAGCTGGAATCCAAGTATGAAGCACGGGATGTGGCCGCGATTATAGCGCGAGATACTGAACGGTTGGAAAATGATTTTACTGAGAAGGCTCTTAAGATCGGGCATGTGCTGAAGGAAATGGAATAA
- a CDS encoding GIY-YIG nuclease family protein yields MSTWYVYLLRCSDNSLYCGVTTDPARRLEEHNSGKGAKYTRCRLPATMEVYESFPDKRAAYRAEYAVKQKKAGEKAIFLRELASR; encoded by the coding sequence ATGAGCACATGGTACGTATATCTGCTGCGTTGCAGCGACAATTCTTTATATTGCGGAGTAACCACCGATCCCGCGCGTAGATTGGAAGAACACAATTCCGGCAAGGGCGCGAAGTATACCCGCTGCCGTCTTCCTGCGACCATGGAAGTCTATGAATCCTTCCCGGATAAACGTGCTGCGTATCGCGCTGAATATGCTGTGAAGCAGAAGAAGGCGGGGGAGAAGGCTATTTTTCTTAGAGAACTCGCTTCACGGTAA